Proteins co-encoded in one Verrucomicrobiota bacterium genomic window:
- a CDS encoding DDE transposase family protein encodes MENRNHYKRDTSAWQEDRHRHRKPNAALNLALTRNLLLAVIPFDQGQPLAHFFELYHRHPHLALRLILKAHPVL; translated from the coding sequence GTGGAAAACCGCAACCACTACAAACGCGACACCAGCGCCTGGCAGGAAGACCGACACCGCCATCGCAAACCCAACGCCGCGCTCAACCTCGCCCTCACCCGCAACCTACTCCTGGCCGTTATTCCCTTCGACCAAGGTCAGCCTTTGGCACACTTCTTTGAACTTTACCATCGCCACCCACACCTCGCCCTCCGGCTCATCCTCAAGGCTCATCCCGTTCTATGA